One stretch of Sphingomonas sp. HF-S4 DNA includes these proteins:
- a CDS encoding undecaprenyl-diphosphate phosphatase, with product MSELLVAILLGIVEGITEFLPVSSTGHLILASELMGYDAAHWAVFNIAIQPGAILAIVVLYWRTFFAVSKGLLRWEASSVAFVRNLLIAFIPAVVLGLAFGDQIDALLENAKVVAWALIVGGVAILVVERFAKTTNVLGISGVSTMQSVKIGLVQCIAMIPGVSRSGATIMGAMALGIDRRTAADFSFFLALPTLTGATVLQLYKHRDAVTADSMGLIAVGFVVSFVVALAVVKAFLAVVTKHGFAPFAWYRIVAGGAALIWLSLR from the coding sequence ATGTCCGAACTTCTCGTGGCGATCCTGCTTGGCATCGTCGAAGGCATCACCGAATTCCTGCCGGTCTCGTCGACCGGGCATTTGATCCTCGCCAGCGAACTGATGGGATATGACGCGGCGCATTGGGCGGTGTTCAACATCGCGATCCAGCCCGGCGCGATCCTGGCGATCGTCGTACTCTATTGGCGCACCTTCTTCGCCGTGAGCAAGGGACTGCTCCGCTGGGAAGCGTCGTCGGTGGCATTCGTCCGCAACCTGCTCATCGCCTTCATCCCCGCCGTGGTGCTCGGGCTCGCCTTCGGCGACCAGATCGACGCGCTGCTCGAGAATGCCAAGGTCGTCGCCTGGGCGCTGATCGTCGGCGGCGTCGCGATCCTCGTCGTCGAGCGATTCGCCAAGACGACCAACGTGCTGGGCATCTCGGGCGTCTCGACGATGCAGTCGGTCAAGATCGGGCTGGTCCAGTGCATCGCGATGATCCCGGGCGTGAGCCGGTCGGGCGCGACGATCATGGGCGCAATGGCGCTGGGGATCGACCGCCGTACCGCCGCCGATTTCAGCTTCTTCCTTGCGCTGCCAACGCTGACCGGCGCGACCGTGCTCCAGCTCTACAAGCATCGTGATGCGGTCACTGCGGACAGCATGGGGCTGATCGCGGTGGGGTTCGTAGTCTCCTTCGTGGTTGCGCTGGCAGTGGTAAAGGCGTTCCTGGCGGTAGTGACCAAGCACGGCTTTGCGCCGTTTGCCTGGTATCGGATCGTCGCCGGCGGCGCCGCGCTGATCTGGCTCTCGCTCCGATAA
- a CDS encoding NAD(P)-dependent oxidoreductase, whose product MADDAMLKFVARGQQYPEKRSAELRAEDFREIAERYAVPDAEAQAGRCSQCGVPYCSVHCPLHNHIPDWLRLTAEGRLREAYELSNSTSTMPEICGRICPQDRLCEGNCVIEFSGHGAVTIGSVEKFITDKAWEEGWVEPVKVGPARGQSIGIIGAGPAGLSAAEYLRELGYDVHVYDRHDRAGGLLTYGIPGFKLEKEVVMRRVARLAEAGITFHTSFEVGRDATLDQLRAKHDGILIATGVYKTRGIKAPGVGARGIVEALDYLTASNRKSFGDVVPAFDDGSLNAQGKNVVVIGGGDTAMDCVRTAIRQGAASVKCLYRRDRANMPGSQREVANAEEEGVEFVWLSGPEAFDGGDKVTGVRATKMRLGAPDASGRRAPEVDPGGAFQLPADLVIKALGFEAEDLPKLFGAEGLGVTRWGTLRTDGKSMMTSLDGVFAAGDIVRGASLVVWAIRDGRDVAAHMHKYLKTKAADAKVAA is encoded by the coding sequence ATGGCAGATGATGCGATGCTTAAATTCGTGGCGCGTGGGCAGCAATACCCCGAGAAGCGCTCGGCCGAACTCCGTGCGGAGGACTTTCGCGAGATCGCGGAACGCTATGCCGTGCCCGATGCCGAGGCGCAGGCGGGGCGCTGCTCGCAATGCGGCGTGCCCTATTGCTCGGTGCACTGCCCACTGCACAACCACATTCCCGACTGGCTCCGCCTCACCGCCGAGGGCCGGCTGCGCGAGGCGTACGAGCTGTCGAACAGCACTTCGACCATGCCCGAGATCTGCGGTCGCATCTGCCCGCAGGACCGGCTGTGCGAAGGCAATTGCGTGATCGAATTCTCGGGCCACGGTGCCGTGACGATCGGATCGGTCGAGAAGTTCATCACCGACAAGGCCTGGGAAGAAGGCTGGGTCGAGCCGGTCAAGGTCGGCCCGGCGCGCGGCCAGTCGATCGGGATCATCGGCGCGGGCCCGGCGGGGCTCAGCGCCGCCGAGTATCTGCGCGAGCTGGGCTATGACGTCCATGTCTATGACCGGCACGATCGCGCCGGCGGCCTGCTCACTTATGGCATCCCAGGCTTCAAGCTCGAGAAGGAAGTGGTGATGCGGCGCGTCGCGCGGCTCGCCGAGGCGGGCATCACCTTTCACACCAGCTTTGAGGTCGGCCGCGACGCGACGCTCGACCAGCTACGCGCCAAGCATGACGGCATTCTGATCGCGACCGGCGTCTACAAGACCCGCGGGATCAAGGCGCCCGGCGTCGGCGCCAGGGGCATCGTCGAGGCGCTCGACTATCTGACCGCGTCGAACCGCAAGAGCTTCGGCGACGTGGTCCCCGCCTTCGACGACGGCAGCCTGAACGCGCAGGGCAAGAACGTCGTGGTGATCGGCGGCGGCGACACCGCGATGGATTGCGTCCGCACCGCGATCCGCCAGGGCGCGGCTTCGGTGAAGTGCCTCTATCGCCGCGACCGCGCCAACATGCCGGGATCGCAGCGCGAGGTGGCCAATGCCGAGGAGGAAGGCGTCGAGTTCGTCTGGCTCTCCGGCCCCGAAGCCTTTGACGGCGGCGACAAGGTCACCGGCGTGCGTGCGACGAAGATGCGGCTCGGCGCGCCCGACGCCTCGGGCCGCCGCGCACCCGAAGTCGATCCGGGCGGCGCGTTCCAGCTGCCCGCCGACCTGGTCATCAAGGCGCTCGGCTTCGAGGCCGAGGACCTGCCCAAGCTGTTCGGCGCCGAAGGCCTCGGCGTCACGCGCTGGGGCACGCTGCGCACCGACGGCAAGTCGATGATGACCAGCCTCGACGGCGTGTTCGCGGCGGGCGACATCGTTCGCGGCGCGAGCCTGGTGGTCTGGGCGATCCGCGATGGCCGCGACGTTGCGGCGCATATGCATAAATATCTCAAAACCAAGGCGGCCGACGCGAAGGTGGCAGCATGA
- a CDS encoding DUF2059 domain-containing protein: MTPILSALALTLATPGQAAPTPTTTTAAPDPARLAVAQKVVAKLVPEGVYLRMMRDAYPQMMDAMIAQMSGISADQLGEGKGKTLEQAAAEKDPAFRERLKIMTRVMGEEMGKLMDKLEPRVRSALGKSFARRFTLQQLNDLDGFFATPSGTAFAKDYLLTFMDPEMMQEMSAAAPEMMRAMPAIMERVEKETAHLPPAPKPSEPELEAEDE, encoded by the coding sequence ATGACCCCAATTCTTTCCGCACTCGCGCTGACGCTCGCGACGCCGGGCCAGGCCGCGCCCACCCCTACCACGACGACCGCCGCGCCCGACCCCGCCCGGCTCGCCGTCGCGCAGAAGGTGGTGGCCAAGCTGGTGCCGGAAGGCGTGTACCTCCGGATGATGCGCGATGCCTATCCACAGATGATGGACGCGATGATCGCGCAGATGAGCGGGATATCTGCCGACCAGCTCGGCGAAGGCAAGGGCAAGACGCTCGAGCAGGCCGCCGCCGAGAAGGACCCCGCGTTTCGCGAGCGCCTGAAGATCATGACCCGCGTGATGGGCGAGGAGATGGGCAAGCTGATGGACAAGCTCGAGCCGCGCGTCCGCTCGGCGCTCGGCAAGTCGTTCGCGCGGCGGTTCACGCTCCAGCAACTCAACGACCTCGACGGCTTCTTCGCGACGCCCTCGGGCACGGCGTTCGCGAAGGACTATCTGCTGACCTTTATGGACCCCGAGATGATGCAGGAAATGTCGGCCGCGGCGCCCGAGATGATGCGCGCGATGCCGGCGATCATGGAGCGCGTCGAAAAGGAAACCGCGCATCTGCCGCCGGCGCCTAAGCCGAGCGAACCCGAGCTTGAGGCCGAGGACGAGTGA
- the gltB gene encoding glutamate synthase large subunit: MTIESERTRLAREGMYRPDFEGDACGVGMVAATDGQPSRRVVQSAIDALKAVWHRGAVDADGKTGDGAGIHVDLPVRFFDDAIAAGGHRVLPNRLAVGMIFLPRTDLGAQEDCRTIVESEIIEAGYTIYGWRQVPVDVSVIGMKAQATRPEIEQIMIAGPEPDAVDAAEFEKNLYLIRRRIEKRVIAAQISGFYICSLSTRSIIYKGLFLAESLSEFYPDLKDERFTSRVAIFHQRYSTNTFPQWWLAQPFRCLAHNGEINTIRGNKNWMLSHEIKMASIAFGEQSEDIKPVIPAGASDTAALDAVFEAICRSGRDAPTAKLMLVPEAWDDNDTPESHLAMYKYLASVMEPWDGPAALAMTDGRWAVAGVDRNALRPLRYTQTSDGLLIVGSETGMVQVAETSVVAKGRMGPGQMIAVDLDNGVLFDDTAIKDRIAGEANYAAMIGEFLTLDDLPAIADEAGYDRAELTRRQVAAGQTLEDMELILAPMVETAKEAIGSMGDDTPLAVISDKPRLISQFFRQNFSQVTNPPIDSLRERQVMTLRTRFGNLANILDTEGAPSRVLVLESPVLTNADWHRLRAHFGTQSAEIDCTFEAKGGPDALRAAITRIRSQAEQAVRAGCTELFLTDEHCDETKVAIAGVLAAAAVHTHLVRRGLRSYASVNVRSAECLDTHYYAVLIGVGATTVNAYLTEASIADRQARGLFGDISLKDCLKRHRKAIDEGLLKILSKMGIAVISSYRGGYNFEAVGLSRALVNDLFPGMPAKISGEGYASLHLSAMMRHEAAYDRGVATLPIGGFYRQRHGGETHAYSAQLMHLLQTAVSTDSYSSYLQFSRGVRDMPPVYLRDLLEFNFPNEGVAIEQVEAITEIRKRFVTPGMSLGALSPEAHETLAIAMNRIGAKAVSGEGGEDKIRYTPYENGDNANSVIKQIASGRFGVTAEYLNACDEIEIKVAQGAKPGEGGQLPGFKVTEFIAKLRHATPGVTLISPPPHHDIYSIEDLAQLIYDLKMINPRARVCVKLVSSAGIGTVAAGVAKAHADVILVAGHVGGTGASPQTSVKYAGTPWEMGLTEVNQTLTLNGLRGRVVLRTDGGLKTGRDIVIAAILGAEEFGIGTLSLVAMGCIMVRQCHSNTCPVGVCTQDAKLREKFVGTPERVINLMTFIAEEVREILAKLGYKSLDEIVGRTELLRQVSRGAEHLDDLDLNPILAKVDADESERRFSLGTFRNEVPDSLDAQMIRDAAAVFSRGEKMQLTYSVRNTHRAVGTRLSSEVTRKFGMSTLNDNHVQVRLRGSAGQSLGAFLCKGITLEVFGDANDYVGKGLSGGVIVVRPMVSSPLASQDNTIIGNTVLYGATSGRLFAAGQAGERFAVRNSGAEVVVEGCGANGCEYMTGGVAVVLGKVGMNFGAGMTGGMAFVYDADGSFEGRANPENITWRRLGSAHWEGRVRDLIRAHAEATDSKWSRGILEDWDRVVGHFWQVVPKEMLTRLPHPLSDEVELVAAE, encoded by the coding sequence ATGACCATCGAGAGCGAACGTACCCGCCTTGCCCGCGAGGGCATGTACCGCCCCGACTTCGAAGGCGATGCCTGCGGCGTGGGCATGGTCGCGGCGACCGACGGCCAGCCGTCGCGCCGCGTCGTCCAGTCGGCGATCGATGCGCTGAAGGCGGTGTGGCACCGCGGCGCCGTCGACGCCGACGGCAAGACCGGCGACGGCGCGGGCATCCATGTCGATCTGCCGGTGCGCTTCTTCGACGATGCGATCGCCGCGGGCGGGCATCGCGTGCTGCCCAATCGCCTCGCCGTGGGGATGATCTTCCTGCCGCGCACCGATCTGGGCGCGCAGGAGGACTGCCGCACGATCGTCGAATCGGAGATCATCGAGGCGGGCTACACCATCTATGGCTGGCGCCAGGTGCCGGTCGACGTCTCGGTCATCGGGATGAAGGCGCAGGCGACGCGCCCCGAGATCGAGCAGATCATGATCGCCGGGCCCGAGCCCGACGCGGTCGATGCGGCCGAGTTCGAGAAGAACCTGTATCTGATCCGCCGCCGGATCGAGAAGCGCGTGATCGCCGCGCAGATCAGCGGTTTCTACATCTGCTCGCTGTCGACGCGTTCGATCATCTACAAGGGGCTGTTCCTCGCCGAGAGCCTCAGCGAGTTCTACCCCGATCTCAAGGACGAGCGCTTCACCAGCCGGGTGGCGATCTTCCACCAGCGTTATTCGACCAACACCTTCCCGCAATGGTGGCTGGCGCAGCCGTTCCGCTGCCTTGCGCACAATGGCGAGATCAACACGATCCGCGGCAACAAGAACTGGATGCTCAGCCACGAGATCAAGATGGCGAGCATCGCCTTCGGCGAGCAGAGCGAGGACATCAAGCCGGTGATCCCGGCGGGCGCATCCGACACTGCCGCGCTCGACGCGGTGTTCGAGGCGATCTGCCGTTCGGGGCGCGACGCGCCGACCGCCAAGCTGATGCTGGTACCCGAGGCGTGGGACGACAACGACACCCCCGAATCGCACCTCGCGATGTACAAGTATCTCGCCAGCGTGATGGAGCCGTGGGACGGCCCCGCGGCGCTGGCGATGACCGACGGGCGCTGGGCCGTGGCGGGCGTCGACCGCAACGCGCTGCGCCCGCTGCGCTATACCCAGACCTCCGACGGGTTGCTGATCGTCGGATCGGAGACGGGCATGGTCCAGGTCGCCGAGACCAGCGTCGTCGCCAAGGGCCGGATGGGCCCGGGGCAGATGATCGCGGTCGATCTCGATAACGGCGTGCTGTTCGACGATACCGCGATCAAGGACCGCATCGCCGGGGAGGCGAATTATGCCGCGATGATCGGCGAATTCCTCACCCTCGACGACCTTCCCGCCATTGCCGATGAGGCCGGCTATGACCGCGCCGAGCTGACGCGCCGCCAGGTCGCCGCCGGCCAGACGCTCGAGGACATGGAGCTGATCCTTGCGCCGATGGTCGAGACCGCGAAGGAAGCGATCGGATCGATGGGCGACGATACCCCGCTCGCGGTGATCTCGGACAAGCCGCGGCTGATCAGTCAGTTCTTCCGCCAGAATTTCAGCCAGGTCACCAACCCGCCGATCGACTCGCTGCGCGAGCGCCAGGTGATGACCCTGCGCACCCGCTTCGGGAACCTGGCGAACATCCTCGACACCGAAGGCGCGCCGAGCCGCGTGCTCGTACTCGAGAGCCCGGTGCTGACCAATGCCGACTGGCATCGCCTGCGCGCGCATTTCGGCACGCAATCGGCCGAGATCGACTGCACCTTCGAGGCGAAGGGCGGGCCCGATGCATTGCGCGCCGCGATCACCCGCATCCGCAGCCAGGCCGAACAGGCGGTCCGCGCCGGCTGCACCGAGCTGTTCCTCACCGACGAGCATTGCGACGAGACCAAGGTCGCGATCGCGGGCGTGCTCGCCGCAGCCGCGGTGCACACCCATCTCGTTCGCCGCGGCCTGCGCAGCTACGCCTCGGTCAACGTCCGCAGCGCCGAATGCCTCGACACGCATTATTATGCAGTGCTGATCGGCGTCGGCGCGACCACGGTGAACGCCTATCTCACCGAGGCGTCGATCGCCGATCGCCAGGCGCGCGGGCTGTTCGGCGACATCAGCCTGAAGGACTGCCTCAAGCGCCACCGCAAGGCGATCGACGAGGGGCTGCTCAAGATCCTGTCGAAGATGGGCATCGCGGTGATCTCGTCGTATCGCGGCGGCTATAACTTCGAAGCGGTCGGATTGAGCCGCGCGCTGGTCAACGACCTGTTCCCCGGCATGCCCGCCAAGATCTCGGGAGAAGGCTATGCCTCGCTCCATCTGAGCGCGATGATGCGCCACGAGGCGGCGTATGACCGCGGCGTCGCGACGCTGCCGATCGGCGGCTTCTATCGCCAGCGCCACGGTGGCGAGACGCATGCCTATTCGGCGCAGCTGATGCATCTGCTGCAGACTGCGGTCTCGACCGACAGCTATTCGAGCTACCTGCAATTCTCGCGCGGCGTGCGCGACATGCCGCCGGTCTATCTGCGCGACTTGCTCGAGTTCAACTTTCCCAACGAAGGCGTGGCGATCGAGCAGGTCGAGGCGATCACCGAGATCCGCAAGCGCTTCGTCACCCCGGGCATGTCGCTGGGCGCGCTGTCGCCCGAAGCGCACGAGACGCTCGCCATCGCGATGAACCGCATCGGCGCCAAGGCGGTTTCGGGCGAGGGCGGCGAGGACAAGATCCGCTACACGCCGTACGAAAATGGCGACAACGCCAATTCGGTGATCAAGCAGATCGCGTCGGGGCGCTTCGGGGTGACCGCCGAATATCTCAACGCGTGCGACGAGATCGAGATCAAGGTGGCCCAAGGCGCAAAGCCCGGCGAGGGCGGCCAGCTGCCCGGCTTCAAGGTCACCGAATTCATCGCCAAGCTGCGCCATGCGACGCCCGGCGTGACGCTGATCAGCCCGCCGCCGCACCACGACATCTATTCGATCGAGGACCTGGCGCAGCTCATCTACGACTTGAAGATGATCAATCCGCGGGCGCGGGTGTGCGTCAAGTTGGTGTCCTCCGCCGGCATCGGCACGGTCGCGGCGGGTGTCGCAAAAGCCCACGCAGACGTGATCCTCGTTGCCGGGCATGTCGGCGGCACCGGCGCGAGCCCGCAGACGTCGGTCAAATATGCCGGCACGCCGTGGGAAATGGGGCTGACCGAAGTCAACCAGACGCTCACCCTCAACGGGCTGCGCGGCCGCGTCGTGCTGCGCACCGATGGCGGGCTCAAGACCGGGCGCGACATCGTCATCGCCGCCATCCTCGGCGCCGAGGAGTTCGGCATCGGCACGCTGAGCCTGGTCGCGATGGGCTGCATCATGGTCCGCCAGTGCCATTCGAACACGTGCCCCGTCGGCGTGTGCACCCAGGACGCGAAGCTGCGCGAGAAGTTCGTCGGCACGCCCGAGCGCGTCATCAACCTGATGACCTTCATCGCCGAGGAAGTCCGCGAGATCCTCGCCAAGCTGGGCTATAAGAGCCTCGACGAGATCGTCGGCCGCACCGAGCTGCTGCGCCAGGTCAGCCGCGGCGCCGAGCATCTCGACGATCTCGACTTGAACCCGATCCTCGCCAAGGTCGATGCCGACGAGAGCGAGCGGCGCTTCAGCCTGGGCACCTTCCGCAATGAAGTACCCGACAGCCTCGACGCGCAGATGATCCGCGACGCGGCGGCGGTGTTCTCACGCGGCGAGAAGATGCAGCTGACCTACAGCGTCCGCAACACGCACCGCGCGGTAGGCACGCGGCTTTCGAGCGAAGTCACGCGGAAGTTCGGGATGTCGACGCTTAACGACAACCACGTTCAGGTCCGCCTGCGCGGCTCGGCGGGGCAGTCGCTCGGTGCGTTCCTGTGCAAGGGCATCACGTTGGAAGTGTTCGGCGACGCCAACGACTATGTCGGCAAGGGGTTGTCGGGGGGCGTCATCGTCGTCCGCCCGATGGTGAGCTCGCCGCTCGCATCGCAGGACAACACGATCATCGGCAACACCGTGCTCTACGGCGCGACGTCGGGCCGGCTGTTTGCCGCGGGCCAGGCGGGCGAGCGCTTCGCGGTGCGCAATTCGGGCGCCGAAGTGGTGGTCGAGGGCTGCGGCGCGAACGGGTGCGAGTACATGACCGGCGGCGTCGCGGTAGTGCTCGGCAAGGTGGGGATGAACTTCGGCGCGGGGATGACCGGCGGCATGGCGTTCGTCTACGACGCCGATGGCAGCTTCGAGGGCCGCGCCAACCCTGAGAACATCACCTGGCGGCGACTGGGCTCGGCGCATTGGGAGGGGCGTGTTCGCGATCTGATTCGCGCCCATGCCGAGGCGACCGACAGCAAATGGTCGCGCGGTATCCTTGAGGATTGGGACCGCGTGGTCGGCCATTTCTGGCAGGTCGTACCCAAGGAGATGCTGACTCGCCTGCCGCATCCGCTGAGCGACGAAGTCGAGCTGGTCGCGGCGGAATAG
- a CDS encoding glutathione S-transferase family protein: MWQLLQFPLCPFSRKVRLLLGEKGVGYEPVRESPWLRRDEFLDLNPTGQVPVMVDTERGVTLIDSTVICEFIEETVSKNAMINGTATDRAEIRRLVIWFDHHFYGDITAPLLHERMIKRVVHKVAPDAKALREAMKAAVAHLDYIDYLLDHRTWLAGPTMSLADLAAAAQISIADYLGGIDWKSHDQAKRWYIGMKSRPSFRPLLAERMEGIPPPADYEKLDL; encoded by the coding sequence ATGTGGCAGCTCCTCCAATTCCCGCTTTGTCCGTTCTCGCGGAAAGTCCGCCTGCTGCTCGGCGAGAAGGGCGTCGGCTATGAGCCGGTGCGCGAATCGCCGTGGCTGCGACGCGACGAGTTCCTCGACCTGAACCCGACCGGCCAGGTGCCGGTGATGGTCGATACCGAGCGCGGGGTGACGCTGATCGATTCGACGGTGATCTGCGAGTTCATCGAAGAGACGGTGAGCAAGAACGCGATGATCAACGGCACCGCGACCGACCGCGCCGAGATCCGCCGACTGGTGATCTGGTTCGACCATCATTTCTATGGCGACATCACCGCGCCTTTGCTCCACGAGCGGATGATCAAGCGCGTGGTGCACAAGGTCGCGCCCGACGCCAAGGCGCTGCGCGAGGCGATGAAGGCCGCGGTCGCGCATCTCGATTACATCGATTACCTGCTCGACCACCGCACCTGGCTCGCGGGCCCGACGATGAGTCTCGCCGACCTGGCTGCCGCGGCGCAGATATCGATTGCCGACTATCTGGGCGGGATCGACTGGAAGAGCCACGACCAGGCCAAGCGCTGGTATATCGGCATGAAGAGCCGCCCGAGCTTCCGCCCGCTGCTCGCCGAGCGGATGGAAGGGATCCCACCGCCTGCGGATTATGAGAAGCTAGACCTCTAG
- a CDS encoding SDR family oxidoreductase: MKILILGGYGVFGGRLAELLSDLAGLELLIAGRSGSKAEAFCAHYRGTAQVRPLRLDRLDIVAALEVHQPDLVVDASGPFQEYGNDRYSVIVACIAAGIDYLDFADAADFVFGVPQFDAQARAADVFVLSGISSFPVLTAAVLREMAKTMEVVAVEGGIAPSPYAGIGLNVMRAVVGYAGAPVRLRRGGSDSHGVGLAESRRFTIAVPGRLPLRNLHFSLVDVPDLRVIPPEHPTMTDIWMGAGPVPEVLHRALNLLAKARARFGLPSLVPLSRLFYAVLNAMRFGEHRGGMFVRARGVAHGVAVQRSWHLLAEGDDGPFIPSMAVEAVVRKLLAGDRPVAGARSGVDALELADYDALFEGRAIFTGFRDDDLRAPLYPAILGPAFAMLPPRVRELHDSATARRWSGRAEVRRGSGIMARLLAGLIGFPEPAPEVPVTVDFAPEGDAERWTRDFGGRRFASVQAPGIGRNAHLLMERFGIASFALALVVDGDRLLLVPRRWSLLGVPMPRFLLPRGISFETEQDGVFRFDVEISAPLVGLIVAYKGALTPDANPLEV, from the coding sequence GTGAAGATTCTAATCCTCGGCGGTTACGGTGTGTTCGGCGGGAGGCTCGCGGAGCTGCTGTCCGACCTTGCCGGGCTGGAACTTCTGATCGCCGGCCGCAGCGGGTCCAAGGCGGAGGCCTTTTGCGCGCATTATCGCGGTACCGCGCAGGTTCGGCCGCTGCGGCTCGACCGCCTGGATATCGTCGCGGCGCTCGAGGTGCACCAACCCGATCTCGTGGTCGACGCGTCGGGGCCCTTCCAGGAATATGGCAACGATCGTTATAGCGTGATCGTCGCCTGCATTGCCGCCGGGATCGACTATCTCGATTTCGCCGACGCCGCCGATTTCGTGTTCGGCGTGCCGCAGTTCGATGCTCAGGCGAGGGCGGCGGACGTGTTCGTGCTGTCGGGCATCAGCAGCTTTCCGGTGCTGACCGCAGCCGTGCTGCGCGAGATGGCAAAGACAATGGAGGTGGTCGCCGTAGAAGGCGGCATCGCGCCGTCGCCCTATGCAGGGATCGGCCTCAACGTCATGCGTGCGGTGGTCGGCTACGCTGGCGCACCGGTCCGGCTGCGGCGTGGCGGCAGCGACTCGCACGGCGTCGGGCTTGCCGAGAGCAGGCGCTTCACAATTGCGGTGCCGGGCCGGCTGCCGCTTCGGAACCTCCATTTCTCGCTGGTCGATGTTCCCGATCTGCGAGTGATTCCCCCGGAACATCCGACCATGACCGATATCTGGATGGGCGCCGGCCCGGTCCCGGAAGTGCTCCACCGGGCACTCAATCTGCTCGCCAAGGCGCGTGCGCGATTCGGCTTGCCGTCCCTGGTACCACTGTCGCGGCTGTTCTACGCGGTGCTCAACGCGATGCGCTTCGGGGAGCATCGCGGCGGCATGTTCGTCCGCGCGAGGGGAGTCGCCCATGGGGTGGCCGTGCAACGCAGCTGGCACCTGCTCGCCGAGGGAGACGATGGCCCGTTTATTCCATCGATGGCGGTCGAGGCGGTAGTGCGCAAGTTGTTGGCAGGAGATCGACCGGTTGCTGGCGCGCGCTCGGGTGTCGATGCACTCGAGCTTGCCGATTATGACGCATTGTTCGAAGGCAGGGCCATTTTCACCGGCTTTCGCGACGATGATCTTCGCGCGCCGCTCTACCCGGCGATCCTCGGTCCCGCCTTCGCGATGCTACCGCCGCGGGTGCGCGAACTGCATGACAGTGCAACCGCGCGGCGCTGGAGCGGCCGTGCCGAGGTACGGCGAGGTAGTGGCATTATGGCACGGTTGCTGGCTGGGCTTATCGGCTTCCCAGAACCCGCGCCGGAGGTTCCCGTCACGGTCGACTTCGCGCCGGAGGGCGACGCCGAGCGGTGGACACGCGATTTTGGCGGAAGGCGATTCGCTTCGGTACAGGCGCCCGGTATCGGTCGGAACGCGCACCTGCTGATGGAGCGCTTCGGGATCGCGTCGTTCGCGCTCGCGCTCGTCGTGGACGGCGATCGCCTGTTGCTCGTCCCGCGCCGCTGGTCGCTACTGGGTGTGCCGATGCCGCGCTTCCTGCTGCCGCGGGGAATCAGCTTCGAGACCGAGCAGGACGGCGTGTTCCGATTCGATGTCGAGATTTCAGCACCGCTCGTGGGACTGATCGTCGCCTATAAGGGCGCGCTAACCCCCGACGCCAACCCGCTAGAGGTCTAG
- a CDS encoding flagellar export chaperone FliS, which yields MTRYATALANPAATYRQVDLAGRTTGADPHRLVGLLYEEGVSALRAAACAAETRQFAIKSERVARATAILFALEAGLDFEAGGDVSRTLASFYHGLRQQVLQASLGTDPAPFREAAGSLEEIGGAWASVRAS from the coding sequence ATGACGCGCTACGCCACCGCCCTCGCCAATCCCGCCGCCACCTATCGCCAAGTCGATCTGGCCGGCCGCACCACCGGCGCCGATCCGCATCGCCTGGTCGGCCTGCTCTACGAGGAAGGCGTCTCCGCCCTCCGCGCCGCCGCCTGCGCCGCCGAAACCCGCCAGTTCGCGATCAAGAGCGAACGCGTCGCGCGTGCGACGGCTATCCTGTTCGCGCTCGAGGCGGGCCTGGATTTCGAAGCAGGCGGCGACGTCTCGCGCACCCTGGCGAGCTTCTACCACGGCCTGCGCCAGCAGGTGCTCCAGGCGAGCCTGGGGACCGATCCCGCACCGTTCCGCGAGGCGGCGGGGAGTTTGGAGGAGATCGGCGGGGCCTGGGCGAGCGTCCGGGCTTCCTGA